A single Crateriforma conspicua DNA region contains:
- the xseA gene encoding exodeoxyribonuclease VII large subunit: protein MAESPERILSVSELNGHLKAVVEATFPPLWVAGEISDLAKPRSGHMYFTLKDEDSQIRGVIWRSTAARIPFDLTDGQAVLCYGGLEVYSPRGTYQIVVRKVQPQGVGALQLAFDQLRTKLQTEGLFAAERKRDLPVFPARIAVITSPTGAAIADFLQAASARYRGTEIFIVPAQVQGVGATPSILAALDAVDAMSDPPDAVVLTRGGGSLEDLWCFNDEAVVRRVADFPLPIVSAIGHEIDVTLCDLVADVRALTPTDAATKVLPDAQALAGAIAGWRDRLSQRMLSQIREHRLRLDGLSKHSVLKSPMEFLHHRSRILDELDSRGRVAMERRLQAAERRVATAASSLHALSPLAVLGRGYSLTYGPDGNPLTDATSVQPGDVIRTRLSDGRVKSTVQSIDDAK from the coding sequence ATGGCGGAATCACCCGAACGCATTCTGTCGGTCAGCGAACTGAACGGCCATTTGAAAGCGGTGGTCGAAGCCACGTTTCCGCCGTTGTGGGTGGCCGGAGAGATCAGCGATCTGGCCAAGCCGCGTAGCGGCCACATGTACTTCACGCTGAAAGACGAAGATTCACAGATCCGTGGCGTGATTTGGCGCAGCACCGCGGCGCGAATCCCCTTCGACCTGACCGATGGCCAGGCGGTGTTGTGTTACGGCGGGCTGGAAGTCTATTCGCCACGCGGCACCTACCAAATCGTTGTTCGTAAAGTCCAACCGCAGGGCGTCGGCGCGTTGCAATTGGCGTTCGATCAGTTGCGGACCAAGCTGCAAACCGAAGGATTGTTTGCGGCCGAGCGGAAACGAGATCTTCCGGTGTTTCCCGCACGTATCGCGGTGATCACCAGCCCGACCGGTGCGGCGATCGCCGATTTTTTGCAAGCGGCATCGGCGCGATATCGCGGCACGGAAATCTTCATCGTGCCGGCTCAGGTGCAAGGCGTGGGCGCGACGCCGTCAATCTTGGCCGCGCTGGATGCGGTCGACGCGATGTCGGATCCGCCCGACGCGGTTGTCTTGACCCGGGGTGGCGGAAGTCTGGAAGACCTGTGGTGCTTTAATGACGAAGCCGTCGTGCGGCGGGTGGCCGATTTTCCGCTGCCCATCGTGTCGGCGATCGGTCACGAGATCGACGTCACACTGTGTGATCTTGTTGCCGACGTTCGCGCGTTGACGCCGACCGATGCGGCAACCAAAGTCTTGCCGGATGCCCAGGCTTTGGCCGGCGCCATCGCAGGTTGGCGCGACCGGTTGAGCCAGCGGATGCTGAGCCAGATTCGTGAACATCGATTGCGTTTGGACGGACTGTCCAAACACTCGGTGTTGAAGAGTCCGATGGAGTTTCTGCATCACCGCAGTCGCATTCTGGACGAACTGGACAGTCGCGGCCGTGTGGCGATGGAGCGTCGTTTGCAAGCTGCCGAACGCCGGGTGGCCACCGCCGCAAGTTCGCTACACGCGCTTTCACCGCTGGCGGTGTTGGGCCGCGGGTACAGCCTGACCTATGGCCCGGATGGAAACCCGTTGACCGATGCCACATCGGTCCAGCCGGGCGACGTCATTCGCACGCGGCTATCAGATGGTCGCGTCAAGTCGACCGTTCAGTCGATCGACGACGCGAAATAG